A stretch of the Marivirga tractuosa DSM 4126 genome encodes the following:
- the guaB gene encoding IMP dehydrogenase, with amino-acid sequence MSLDTSKFVYEALTYDDVLLLPGYSEVLPRDTDTSTKLTRNITLNIPLVSSAMDTVTEHHLAIAIALEGGLGFIHKNMTIEQQAMEVRKVKRSQSGMILDPITLHIESTVGDALKIMRENKIGGIPVVDSNKKLVGIVTNRDLRFQKDGKVSVEKVMTSGKLITAEEGINLEGAEGVLQEHKIEKLPIINKSGILMGLITYKDILKKKDKPNACKDEYGRLRVGAAVGVTGDIEERIDALVKAGVDVVTIDTAHGHSKGVIDTATRIKKAYPDLEMIVGNIATPEAAKALVAAGADAVKVGVGPGSICTTRVVAGVGAPQLSAVYETYKAIKDTGVPIIADGGIRFSGDIVKALAGGADSVMIGSLLAGTEEAPGEMILFEGRKFKSYRGMGSIEAMNMGSKDRYFQDAEDDIKKLVPEGITGRVPFKGLVSEVLHQMIGGLKAGMGYCGAGNLEQLKEAKFVKITAAGVAESHPHDVHVTREAPNYSRK; translated from the coding sequence ATGAGCTTAGACACATCCAAATTCGTTTATGAAGCTTTAACATACGATGACGTATTATTGCTTCCAGGATATTCAGAAGTTTTACCGAGAGACACTGACACTTCCACAAAATTAACTAGAAATATAACGCTTAACATTCCTTTGGTTTCCTCAGCTATGGATACCGTAACGGAACATCATTTAGCTATTGCTATTGCATTAGAAGGTGGTCTTGGTTTTATTCATAAGAACATGACCATTGAGCAACAGGCTATGGAGGTTAGAAAAGTGAAGCGTTCTCAAAGTGGGATGATTTTAGATCCCATCACTTTGCATATCGAAAGCACCGTTGGTGATGCACTAAAAATCATGAGGGAAAATAAAATCGGAGGTATTCCGGTTGTTGATTCCAACAAAAAATTAGTAGGCATTGTCACTAACCGTGATTTAAGATTTCAAAAGGACGGTAAAGTATCTGTTGAGAAAGTAATGACCAGCGGAAAACTGATCACAGCTGAAGAAGGTATCAATTTAGAAGGTGCCGAGGGAGTCTTGCAAGAGCATAAAATTGAAAAATTACCGATTATTAATAAGTCAGGTATTTTAATGGGTTTGATCACTTATAAAGATATTCTGAAGAAAAAAGATAAACCCAATGCTTGCAAAGACGAATACGGAAGGCTGAGAGTAGGTGCAGCAGTTGGGGTTACAGGAGATATTGAAGAACGAATCGATGCTCTAGTGAAGGCCGGAGTGGACGTGGTGACCATTGATACTGCCCACGGACATAGCAAGGGGGTAATTGATACCGCAACCAGAATTAAAAAAGCCTACCCAGACTTGGAAATGATAGTGGGAAATATTGCTACACCAGAAGCAGCCAAAGCGTTGGTAGCTGCTGGAGCAGATGCCGTAAAAGTAGGTGTTGGTCCTGGAAGTATTTGTACGACCAGAGTAGTAGCCGGAGTAGGTGCGCCACAATTATCAGCAGTTTATGAAACTTATAAAGCTATAAAAGATACTGGTGTTCCGATTATTGCCGATGGCGGTATTCGTTTTTCAGGAGATATAGTGAAAGCCTTAGCTGGTGGTGCCGACAGTGTAATGATTGGTTCGCTTTTAGCAGGAACTGAAGAAGCACCAGGCGAAATGATTTTATTTGAAGGAAGAAAATTCAAATCTTACCGAGGTATGGGATCTATCGAAGCCATGAATATGGGTAGTAAAGACCGATACTTCCAAGACGCAGAAGATGACATCAAAAAATTGGTTCCTGAAGGCATTACAGGTAGAGTTCCATTCAAAGGCTTGGTTTCGGAAGTATTGCACCAAATGATAGGTGGACTAAAAGCTGGTATGGGATATTGCGGAGCAGGAAACCTTGAGCAATTGAAAGAAGCGAAATTTGTAAAAATCACTGCTGCTGGTGTTGCTGAAAGTCATCCGCACGATGTGCATGTAACGAGAGAAGCACCGAATTATAGTAGAAAATAG
- a CDS encoding carbon starvation CstA family protein: protein MSLPLLLLFSAIVLISAYFTYGRFISKKFDIKNDTPTPAHAQKDGVDYVPSNKLVVLGHHFASIAGAGPIVGPIIAVTFGWVPAVIWILVGGIFIGAVHDIGSMVASLRHKGKSIGIIIHQYIGRSGKRLFLIFSFSTLILIIAVFADIIAKTFVKNPGVASTSALFILLAVVFGFFNRKLAHKKPAFLWLSIIGVFLMYYFVILGNNIPFELNYVFWVGLLLAYAFVASVTPMSVLLQPRDYLSSFLLYGLIILAIIGVFVANPEVKMDSNIIFKSEDIGYLFPVLFITVACGAISGFHSLVASGTTSKQIDKETDAKVVGYGGMLIESFLAIISVCAVMVISRTDYEGSLSADGPVNMFADGMGFVISSLGIEEGLAVNFVALTISAFALTTLDTCTRLARFTFQEFFEETENEKVQSITQNRFLSTTVVVILSSLFLLSGEFTTLWPIFGSANQLLAALALLAVAVWMIKSGKKAGFLLIPMFFMFVVTLSSLFVLAFQNFEKGIYSISIIAGLLFVLAIVLLVLAKRCLKKEEQKIEV, encoded by the coding sequence ATGAGTCTCCCACTACTACTGCTTTTTTCAGCTATTGTATTAATCAGCGCTTATTTCACTTATGGTCGGTTTATCAGTAAAAAATTTGATATAAAAAATGATACACCCACTCCTGCCCATGCACAAAAAGACGGAGTAGATTATGTGCCATCGAATAAGCTTGTGGTTTTGGGTCATCATTTTGCCTCGATTGCTGGGGCTGGCCCAATCGTTGGCCCTATTATAGCCGTTACTTTTGGTTGGGTTCCAGCGGTTATTTGGATTTTAGTGGGCGGAATTTTTATAGGTGCTGTACATGATATTGGAAGCATGGTGGCTTCATTGCGGCATAAAGGGAAGTCCATAGGCATCATTATCCACCAATATATTGGCAGAAGTGGCAAAAGACTTTTTTTGATCTTCAGTTTTTCCACCTTAATTCTCATCATTGCTGTTTTTGCGGATATCATTGCAAAAACTTTTGTGAAAAATCCCGGAGTGGCTTCTACTTCCGCTCTATTCATTTTGCTTGCTGTTGTCTTTGGATTTTTCAACCGGAAATTAGCTCATAAAAAACCTGCTTTCTTATGGCTTTCCATCATTGGCGTCTTCTTGATGTACTACTTTGTGATACTAGGAAACAATATTCCATTTGAATTGAATTATGTTTTTTGGGTAGGATTATTATTGGCTTATGCTTTTGTGGCATCGGTTACGCCCATGTCGGTTTTATTGCAGCCAAGAGATTATCTCAGCAGTTTTTTGTTATATGGCTTAATTATATTGGCAATTATTGGGGTTTTTGTAGCCAATCCGGAAGTAAAAATGGATAGTAATATCATTTTCAAAAGTGAAGATATTGGGTATTTATTTCCCGTACTTTTTATAACCGTTGCTTGTGGAGCCATTAGTGGGTTTCATTCTTTAGTGGCATCGGGCACTACTTCCAAACAGATCGATAAAGAAACCGATGCAAAAGTTGTGGGCTATGGCGGAATGTTAATTGAATCTTTTTTGGCAATAATTTCTGTTTGCGCTGTGATGGTGATTAGCCGAACAGATTATGAAGGAAGTTTATCTGCTGATGGACCTGTGAATATGTTTGCCGATGGAATGGGTTTTGTGATTTCTTCTTTGGGAATTGAAGAAGGCTTGGCCGTCAATTTTGTGGCGCTTACGATTTCGGCTTTTGCCTTAACTACTTTAGATACATGCACCCGTTTGGCAAGATTTACTTTTCAGGAATTTTTTGAGGAAACTGAAAATGAAAAAGTTCAGAGCATTACTCAAAATAGATTTTTATCTACCACAGTAGTCGTGATTTTGTCTTCCCTTTTTTTACTATCTGGTGAGTTCACTACCCTGTGGCCTATTTTTGGATCTGCGAATCAATTACTTGCGGCTTTAGCATTATTGGCTGTTGCAGTATGGATGATTAAATCGGGAAAGAAGGCGGGCTTTTTATTAATCCCGATGTTTTTCATGTTTGTGGTGACGCTTAGCTCATTATTTGTATTGGCCTTTCAGAATTTCGAAAAAGGGATTTACAGTATTTCCATAATTGCCGGATTATTATTTGTATTGGCTATTGTATTATTAGTTTTAGCTAAAAGGTGTTTGAAGAAGGAGGAACAAAAGATAGAAGTATAA
- a CDS encoding tetratricopeptide repeat protein yields the protein MRILFFTCFYFVAVIALPQSNQQISLANAYYQEGDLNKAISIYRELADEPQNISFIHNNYLEILYTKQLNDETEKYLKKIRRWSPNNIKYDVDLIDYYITVNDSSTAEKQYKDVEQKVLQNLGYLRSAAQFFINKQHRSYAERLYLSARERMRDPNAFAIQLATLYRYNNQKDKMVREYLTYAQERQGNLRYVKNMLQLSLTEEEELESFVALVMENMQKNDNKDLYGDLLIWAHLQLENFYPAFIQARAIDKRNQLKGENSMEIGQLAYENEEYDIAEMIFKYVVDNFPNSQNYIHAKQQLIKTQEMKIKNHFPIDTAAIRNLTVSYQNLIDQIGLSTYTLEAYRQKALLHALYLDETEKAIEMLNEIINYPNAEPNLIAKAKLNLGDIYIITDEPWESVLLYYQVEKSHKNENLGEEAKLKNAKLSFYRGEFELAQEHLDILKNATRREIANDAMDLSILIKNNTILDSTQKALRAYADVDLMLYQNKTVKANHTLDSLIEEYKEHPILDELLWLKSRLSKEKGEYEIAVELLSQIVFDMPYGILTDDALFEMALVYEELIENKEKAQEYYQQLLTDFPGSIFVAEARKRFRKLRGDFITQ from the coding sequence ATGAGAATATTATTTTTCACATGTTTTTATTTTGTCGCTGTAATTGCTTTACCTCAAAGTAATCAACAAATCTCTTTGGCTAATGCATATTATCAGGAAGGCGATTTGAATAAGGCAATAAGTATTTACAGGGAACTGGCCGATGAACCCCAGAACATCTCTTTTATTCACAATAATTATTTAGAGATTTTATATACAAAGCAACTTAATGATGAGACAGAAAAATATTTAAAGAAAATTAGGCGCTGGTCTCCCAATAATATCAAATATGATGTGGATTTAATTGATTATTACATAACAGTTAATGATAGTTCCACAGCAGAAAAGCAATACAAAGATGTGGAGCAAAAAGTCTTACAAAATTTAGGTTATCTCAGATCAGCGGCTCAATTTTTTATTAATAAACAGCACAGGAGCTATGCAGAGAGATTGTATTTATCTGCAAGGGAAAGAATGCGAGATCCAAATGCATTTGCCATTCAATTGGCTACACTATATCGATATAATAACCAAAAAGACAAAATGGTGAGAGAATACTTGACTTATGCACAAGAGCGACAAGGTAATTTGAGATATGTCAAGAATATGCTACAATTGTCATTAACGGAAGAAGAAGAGTTGGAGTCTTTTGTGGCATTGGTTATGGAAAATATGCAAAAGAATGACAACAAGGATTTGTATGGAGACTTGTTAATCTGGGCGCATCTGCAGTTAGAAAATTTTTACCCGGCTTTTATTCAAGCTAGGGCAATTGATAAAAGAAATCAGTTGAAAGGTGAGAACAGTATGGAAATAGGTCAGCTGGCGTATGAAAACGAAGAATATGATATAGCGGAAATGATTTTTAAATATGTAGTCGATAATTTTCCTAATTCTCAAAATTATATTCACGCAAAGCAACAATTAATAAAAACTCAGGAAATGAAAATCAAAAACCATTTTCCTATAGACACTGCAGCTATCAGAAATTTAACAGTTTCTTATCAGAATTTAATTGATCAAATTGGCTTATCGACTTATACATTGGAAGCTTATCGACAGAAGGCTTTACTTCATGCTCTTTATCTTGATGAAACGGAAAAAGCAATAGAAATGCTTAATGAAATTATTAATTACCCAAATGCAGAGCCAAATTTAATAGCCAAAGCAAAATTGAATTTAGGAGATATATATATTATTACTGATGAACCATGGGAATCAGTTCTGCTTTACTATCAAGTGGAGAAAAGTCATAAAAATGAGAACTTAGGAGAAGAAGCAAAATTGAAGAATGCAAAGCTTTCTTTTTACCGTGGTGAATTTGAATTGGCTCAGGAGCATCTTGATATTTTGAAAAATGCTACCAGACGGGAAATTGCTAACGATGCAATGGATCTAAGCATATTAATTAAAAACAACACCATTTTGGATAGTACGCAAAAGGCGCTTCGCGCCTATGCTGATGTGGATTTGATGCTTTATCAAAATAAAACGGTAAAAGCTAATCATACACTTGATTCATTAATTGAAGAATATAAAGAACATCCAATATTGGATGAATTGCTTTGGTTGAAATCTAGACTCAGCAAAGAAAAAGGGGAATATGAAATTGCTGTAGAATTGCTAAGTCAAATCGTTTTTGATATGCCTTATGGAATTTTAACCGATGATGCCCTTTTTGAAATGGCTTTGGTCTATGAAGAATTAATTGAGAATAAAGAAAAGGCTCAGGAGTATTACCAACAATTATTAACAGATTTTCCTGGCAGTATTTTCGTGGCAGAAGCACGTAAAAGGTTTAGAAAATTAAGAGGAGATTTTATTACGCAATAA
- a CDS encoding Ig-like domain-containing domain gives MIKKYLSLTFILIVVYACATVQSPTGGEKDEKAPILYESSPKDQSTNFKGNEIKLFFNEWMKLEQINKELIITPRADIEYEAALKKQELTIELKQPLEDSTTYTFNFRKALSDITEGNLWENPVLAFSTGPYLDSLKVEGTITKLMTQEPGKGYLVGLYDAKSDTANLREGKPVYFTTTDEKGNFRMQNLKAGKYLLYTFEDKNDNLINNPQAESYGFHSDTLTLFDSIPPIAISTYQRNEDTLKLKKFSPVGKDFIVQYNKGLSSYEIINPKNPDQHIYTNGVEASQYLKIYKENFPNLEYETDSVQLFITVKDSLSQSRTDTVFFKIRESRITNDKIKIENKPNGKTISGQQQFTYNLSKPIYTINYDSIQLRIDTIPIKTFNKEELHFNFNRKEVRLTTIIQETEINQLIDSLKLVSDSIQNYNDSIQNQNDSTDSNIERNSKNGMPNRDTGQLTRNDNKPTTENASVPRGNTTSGTSNYTLQLYTGRGAFIGIESDSTDQSTTSIQFKKAEDYGTIKGEIKNLESDYIVQLLTEKYELKDTVINSSKFQFNYVESGSYRLRLIEDKNGNQKWDAGNPLTLTPAENIYYLEEVITVKANWEVIDKNFDFSVDKTVNEGEENEDL, from the coding sequence ATGATCAAAAAGTACCTAAGCTTAACGTTTATCCTAATTGTTGTCTATGCTTGTGCAACTGTACAAAGTCCTACAGGCGGTGAAAAGGATGAAAAAGCTCCAATCTTATATGAATCTAGTCCAAAAGATCAATCTACAAATTTCAAGGGGAATGAAATTAAGCTGTTTTTCAACGAATGGATGAAACTAGAACAAATCAATAAAGAACTAATCATAACTCCGAGAGCAGATATTGAATATGAAGCAGCCCTTAAAAAACAAGAGCTCACTATAGAATTAAAACAACCGCTCGAAGACTCTACCACCTATACATTTAATTTTCGGAAGGCGCTATCTGATATAACAGAAGGCAACTTATGGGAAAACCCAGTTTTAGCCTTTAGCACTGGTCCATACCTTGACTCACTTAAGGTAGAAGGTACTATCACCAAACTAATGACTCAGGAACCCGGCAAAGGATATTTGGTTGGCTTGTATGATGCAAAATCTGATACAGCCAATCTAAGAGAAGGAAAACCAGTCTACTTTACTACCACCGATGAAAAAGGCAATTTTCGGATGCAAAATCTTAAGGCCGGTAAATACTTACTTTACACATTTGAAGATAAAAATGATAATCTAATCAACAACCCCCAAGCAGAATCATATGGATTTCACTCCGATACACTCACTCTATTTGATAGCATACCACCTATAGCAATCAGCACCTACCAAAGAAATGAAGATACACTTAAGCTTAAAAAATTTAGCCCAGTAGGTAAAGATTTTATAGTGCAATACAACAAAGGCCTTTCTAGCTATGAAATCATTAACCCCAAAAATCCAGATCAACATATTTACACTAATGGTGTAGAAGCATCACAATACCTAAAAATATACAAAGAAAACTTTCCTAATTTAGAGTATGAAACCGATTCGGTTCAATTATTTATTACAGTAAAAGATTCACTTTCTCAGTCTAGAACTGACACAGTATTTTTCAAAATCAGGGAAAGTAGAATTACTAATGATAAAATAAAAATAGAGAACAAACCAAATGGCAAAACTATATCTGGTCAACAACAATTTACCTACAATCTTAGCAAACCTATTTATACTATTAATTATGACTCAATCCAATTACGAATAGATACTATACCCATCAAAACATTTAACAAAGAAGAACTACATTTCAATTTTAATAGAAAAGAAGTTCGATTGACTACTATTATTCAGGAAACTGAAATAAATCAATTAATTGATAGCTTAAAATTAGTATCTGACAGCATTCAAAATTATAATGATTCTATTCAGAACCAAAATGACAGTACTGATTCCAACATAGAAAGGAACAGCAAAAATGGTATGCCAAATAGAGACACTGGACAACTAACACGCAACGACAATAAGCCAACAACAGAAAACGCAAGTGTTCCACGTGGAAATACTACTTCGGGTACAAGTAATTATACCTTACAACTTTATACAGGTAGAGGAGCATTTATAGGAATAGAATCTGATTCTACGGACCAATCTACTACCTCTATACAATTTAAAAAAGCCGAAGATTATGGAACCATAAAAGGGGAGATTAAAAATCTAGAGTCTGATTACATTGTACAATTGCTAACAGAAAAGTATGAATTAAAAGATACAGTAATCAACAGCTCTAAGTTTCAATTCAATTATGTAGAATCTGGATCATATCGATTAAGACTAATTGAAGACAAGAATGGAAATCAGAAATGGGATGCAGGTAACCCTTTAACACTAACTCCTGCTGAAAACATATATTACTTAGAAGAAGTAATTACCGTTAAAGCTAACTGGGAAGTTATTGACAAAAACTTTGATTTTAGTGTGGATAAGACTGTTAACGAAGGTGAAGAAAATGAAGATTTATAA
- a CDS encoding class I SAM-dependent methyltransferase has translation MYEKLNECPVCSASNLKNHLVVKDHSVSQESFNIMICDNCNFQFTNPRPSEEEIGKYYQSEEYISHSDKANSPINFLYKMARKYALATKRRLINSVAKDKKGRLLDYGCGTGYFLETMKEDGWKTYGLEPNEKARDIAKSKTKVKANIEELNLKNKKFDIITLWHVLEHIHNINHTIKILKTILKEKGKIVIAVPNIESYEQSIFENDWAAYDVPRHLYHFSQDTMKTLMLKHGLKVKKVYPMKLDAYYISLLSNKYKYNKNKFFKSFITGYKSNRYANINRNNYSSLIYIIKK, from the coding sequence ATGTACGAAAAGCTTAACGAGTGTCCAGTTTGTAGTGCTTCGAATTTAAAAAATCATTTGGTTGTTAAAGATCATTCCGTCAGTCAGGAAAGTTTTAACATAATGATTTGTGATAATTGCAATTTCCAATTTACTAACCCTAGACCTAGTGAAGAAGAAATAGGTAAATATTATCAATCAGAAGAATATATTTCTCATTCAGACAAAGCAAATTCTCCCATCAATTTTTTATATAAAATGGCGAGAAAATATGCCTTGGCTACCAAAAGGAGACTCATTAACTCTGTGGCTAAAGATAAAAAGGGCAGATTACTAGATTATGGATGTGGTACCGGCTATTTCCTTGAAACGATGAAAGAAGATGGCTGGAAAACTTACGGCTTAGAACCAAATGAAAAAGCAAGAGACATCGCTAAAAGCAAAACAAAGGTTAAAGCAAACATAGAAGAGCTAAATCTTAAGAACAAGAAGTTTGATATCATCACACTATGGCATGTTTTAGAACATATTCATAACATCAATCATACAATCAAGATCTTAAAAACAATCCTAAAAGAAAAAGGAAAGATTGTTATAGCAGTACCGAATATAGAAAGCTACGAACAAAGTATATTTGAAAATGACTGGGCTGCCTATGATGTACCTCGTCATTTATATCATTTCAGCCAAGACACTATGAAAACACTTATGTTAAAACACGGCCTTAAAGTAAAAAAGGTGTATCCCATGAAATTGGATGCTTATTATATCAGTTTACTGAGCAATAAATATAAATATAACAAAAATAAGTTCTTTAAATCATTCATAACTGGTTATAAATCAAATCGTTATGCAAATATTAATCGGAACAATTACTCAAGTTTAATTTACATTATCAAGAAATGA
- the mnmG gene encoding tRNA uridine-5-carboxymethylaminomethyl(34) synthesis enzyme MnmG produces MFQDYDLIVVGGGHAGCEAAAAAANMGSKVLLATMNMNTIAQMSCNPAVGGVAKGQIVREIDALGGYSGIIADKSMIQFRMLNKSKGPAMWSPRTQNDRMRFAEEWRLQLERIPNLDFWQEMVAGIIVENNKVVGIETSMGLKIKAKAVVLTNGTFLNGLIHIGEKQFGGGRSAERASKGITEQLEELGFESGRMKTGTPPRVDGRTIDYTKIEEQKGDEHPEKFSFSKETKILDRQRSCHITYTNPLVHEILEEGFEKSPMFNGRIQGLGPRYCPSIEDKINRFAERNRHQIFVEPEGWDTVEVYVNGFSTSLPEDIQHKAIKEIEGFKNVKMFRPGYAIEYDFFPPTQLKTTLETKLVENLYFAGQINGTTGYEEAACQGLMAGINAHLKINEKEPFVLTRSEAYIGVLIDDLINKGTDEPYRMFTSRAEHRILLRQDNADVRLTPLGHQIGLASDERMKYVEEKQLHIDAFIKNLKTHKVKPNIVNENLSKINSSPIKEKTNAYSILKRPEISFKELQQIEDELNQMINGYSKEVIEASEIHIKYESYIQKENQMIEKMKNLEDLKIKDSLDYSQIPALSSEAKEKLRKVKPQTLGQASRISGVTPADISILMVYLGR; encoded by the coding sequence ATGTTTCAAGATTACGATTTAATAGTAGTAGGAGGAGGTCACGCAGGATGCGAAGCAGCAGCCGCTGCAGCAAACATGGGTTCAAAGGTGTTGTTGGCCACCATGAATATGAATACAATTGCCCAAATGTCTTGCAACCCAGCAGTTGGTGGAGTAGCCAAAGGACAGATAGTCCGAGAAATTGATGCCCTTGGTGGTTATTCAGGCATTATTGCAGACAAATCAATGATCCAATTCAGGATGCTGAACAAGTCTAAAGGTCCCGCAATGTGGAGTCCTAGAACACAAAATGATAGGATGCGCTTTGCTGAAGAATGGAGATTACAACTAGAACGAATTCCAAATCTTGATTTCTGGCAAGAAATGGTAGCCGGAATCATAGTGGAAAATAACAAAGTTGTAGGGATAGAAACCAGTATGGGTCTTAAGATAAAAGCCAAGGCGGTAGTTTTAACCAATGGTACATTTCTCAACGGATTAATTCATATAGGGGAAAAACAATTCGGTGGTGGACGTTCAGCGGAAAGAGCATCCAAAGGAATTACTGAACAACTTGAAGAATTAGGGTTTGAATCAGGAAGGATGAAAACAGGAACTCCTCCAAGAGTGGATGGACGGACTATAGATTATACCAAAATAGAAGAACAGAAAGGGGATGAACATCCTGAAAAATTCTCATTCTCTAAGGAAACGAAAATATTAGATAGACAAAGAAGCTGCCACATTACCTATACAAACCCCTTAGTTCATGAGATATTAGAAGAAGGATTTGAGAAATCTCCTATGTTTAATGGACGCATTCAAGGACTTGGCCCAAGGTACTGTCCATCTATAGAAGATAAAATTAATAGGTTTGCAGAAAGAAATAGACATCAAATATTTGTAGAGCCAGAAGGTTGGGACACAGTAGAAGTATATGTAAATGGCTTTTCTACCTCCTTGCCTGAAGATATTCAGCACAAAGCAATCAAAGAAATAGAAGGCTTTAAGAATGTCAAGATGTTCAGACCAGGATATGCAATTGAATATGATTTCTTTCCTCCAACACAATTAAAAACAACGCTAGAAACAAAACTAGTAGAAAACCTTTATTTTGCTGGGCAGATAAATGGTACTACTGGTTATGAAGAAGCTGCTTGTCAAGGATTGATGGCAGGAATCAATGCACACTTAAAAATAAATGAAAAGGAACCCTTTGTTCTTACTAGGTCTGAAGCTTATATTGGGGTATTGATTGATGACTTAATAAACAAAGGAACAGATGAACCATACCGTATGTTCACTTCAAGAGCTGAACATAGAATCCTTTTAAGGCAAGACAATGCTGATGTACGTTTAACTCCATTGGGTCATCAAATTGGATTAGCTTCTGATGAGAGAATGAAATATGTAGAAGAAAAACAATTACATATTGATGCCTTTATTAAAAACTTAAAAACGCATAAAGTCAAACCTAATATAGTTAACGAAAACCTGTCTAAAATCAATTCATCTCCAATTAAGGAAAAAACTAATGCCTATAGCATATTAAAAAGACCTGAAATCAGTTTTAAGGAATTACAACAAATAGAAGATGAACTTAATCAAATGATCAATGGATACAGCAAAGAGGTAATAGAAGCCTCTGAAATCCATATCAAATACGAGAGTTATATTCAAAAGGAGAATCAGATGATTGAAAAGATGAAAAATCTGGAGGACTTAAAAATCAAAGATTCATTAGATTATAGTCAAATTCCTGCTTTATCATCTGAGGCAAAAGAAAAACTTCGAAAAGTAAAGCCTCAAACATTAGGGCAAGCATCTAGAATAAGTGGAGTAACACCTGCAGATATTTCAATTTTAATGGTTTATTTAGGAAGATAA
- the ybeY gene encoding rRNA maturation RNase YbeY, with protein MNNIYFFKEDCHFDLRKLQKHKAWLKQLAKIYDHEIDELNYIFCSDKFLHKINVDFLDHDTYTDIITFDLKESTTGNNAIESDIFISIDRVTENAENLNLNFKEELARVMAHGLLHLIGFNDKSEADRQEMREAENKAIELL; from the coding sequence ATGAATAACATCTACTTTTTTAAAGAAGACTGTCATTTTGATTTAAGGAAGCTACAGAAACATAAAGCTTGGCTTAAACAACTGGCTAAAATCTATGATCACGAAATAGATGAACTTAACTACATATTTTGTTCCGATAAATTTCTTCACAAAATCAATGTCGATTTTCTCGATCATGATACTTATACTGATATAATCACTTTTGATCTGAAGGAAAGTACAACAGGAAACAATGCTATAGAATCTGACATTTTCATTAGTATAGATAGAGTAACTGAAAATGCCGAGAATTTAAACTTAAACTTTAAAGAGGAGCTTGCTAGAGTAATGGCACATGGATTGCTACACCTTATTGGATTTAACGACAAATCTGAGGCAGACCGGCAGGAAATGAGAGAGGCAGAAAATAAAGCAATAGAATTATTATGA
- a CDS encoding ATP-binding protein: MSEISISIPSLSENIRIVESFIDNAKEKFELDDDIYGNIMIAVTESVNNAIIHGNEGNKDKNVFLTLNMENNSIVFNISDEGKGFDYNSLPDPTAPENIDKPGGRGIFLMKALSDELSFEDEGKKVKLSFYIS, encoded by the coding sequence ATGAGTGAAATCAGTATAAGTATTCCGTCTCTCAGCGAGAATATCAGAATTGTTGAGAGCTTTATTGACAATGCAAAAGAGAAGTTTGAATTGGACGATGACATTTATGGCAACATTATGATTGCGGTAACTGAATCTGTAAACAATGCAATCATTCATGGAAATGAAGGAAATAAAGATAAAAACGTTTTTCTCACACTAAATATGGAAAACAATTCTATCGTCTTCAATATTTCTGATGAAGGAAAAGGATTTGATTATAATTCGCTTCCAGATCCAACGGCTCCTGAAAACATTGACAAGCCAGGCGGAAGGGGAATATTCTTAATGAAAGCATTAAGTGATGAATTAAGTTTTGAAGATGAAGGTAAAAAGGTCAAACTAAGTTTCTATATCAGTTAA